In Collimonas arenae, a single genomic region encodes these proteins:
- a CDS encoding 4'-phosphopantetheinyl transferase family protein: protein MFDHPLDGEIIHDKAMPFSADVATEAILPPMPDSLSHVGMRYVIGAGQLTQLKAEGIVLPGALANAVLKRQVEFAAGRFCARQALQKLGYGSVATLAIGEHRAPVWPEGYLGSISHGDGQAMAVAARSQEWRALGIDIETVLTNAAAQPLVEHLMTAAELAIGTAAGMTLERWLSLVFSAKESLFKALYPFVGRYFDFLDAEVCELDQKQSSLMLRLASSLSPQCVKGSEYCIRYRYSMNNVATLCLF, encoded by the coding sequence ATGTTTGACCACCCGCTCGACGGTGAAATCATTCACGATAAAGCCATGCCATTTTCTGCAGATGTTGCAACCGAGGCAATTTTGCCGCCAATGCCTGACTCTCTTAGTCATGTCGGTATGCGTTATGTCATTGGTGCCGGCCAGCTGACGCAGTTGAAAGCAGAAGGCATTGTTTTGCCAGGTGCCTTGGCGAATGCGGTGCTGAAGCGCCAGGTGGAATTCGCCGCCGGCCGCTTTTGCGCGCGTCAGGCTCTGCAAAAACTTGGCTATGGCAGCGTGGCGACGCTGGCGATCGGCGAGCATCGTGCGCCAGTCTGGCCCGAGGGATATCTGGGCTCCATCAGCCATGGCGATGGTCAGGCAATGGCGGTTGCGGCGCGCAGCCAGGAATGGCGCGCGCTAGGTATCGATATCGAAACCGTACTCACCAATGCGGCTGCGCAACCGCTGGTTGAACACCTGATGACAGCGGCCGAACTGGCCATCGGCACTGCTGCCGGCATGACGCTGGAGCGCTGGCTGAGTCTGGTTTTCTCGGCCAAGGAAAGTCTGTTCAAGGCGTTGTATCCGTTTGTCGGCCGTTATTTCGACTTTCTGGATGCCGAAGTGTGCGAGTTGGATCAGAAGCAATCCAGCCTCATGCTAAGGCTGGCGAGCAGCTTGTCGCCGCAATGCGTCAAGGGCAGCGAGTACTGCATCCGCTACCGTTATTCAATGAATAATGTCGCTACGCTTTGTCTATTTTGA